One stretch of Oncorhynchus tshawytscha isolate Ot180627B linkage group LG19, Otsh_v2.0, whole genome shotgun sequence DNA includes these proteins:
- the LOC112218597 gene encoding zinc finger protein 710 isoform X2 → MRSLKHLKHHTRNNVEEESGRLVRCYPKVMEGQVDAGTQTDPVVVLSLAQAAVLGLISQNEIFGATIAPNGFYMGEPREYGRTPPPPEGMEYEYADQLIGANGDYLAEPVGESEPHRNERRRPGPRGRTRGPRNEGGAPGEHHKVPSVQTQVKGERGESETPPSCIHMAKSPSSPGKMEEPATHRGPLKEEQSCGNCAVCVRETSSQTKTDTRPEERRGGGGEGQEEELAEEDGVLNLKTGGDRGDSPNPIMNHYFESSEVAYESADVAVGDYDESSQGMLWAADAEGIARRMQIDRLDINVQIDESYCVDVGEGLKRWKCRMCEKSYTSKYNLVTHILGHNGIKPHECLHCGKLFKQPSHLQTHLLTHQGTRPHKCTVCKKAFTQTSHLKRHMLQHSDIKPYSCRFCGRGFAYPSELRSHENKHENGHCHLCSQCGMEFPTHAHLKRHQTSHQGPTTYQCTECNKSFAYRSQLQNHLMKHQNVRPYVCPECGMEFVQIHHLKQHALTHKGMKEFKCEVCAREFTLSANLKRHMLIHASIRPFQCHVCFKTFIQKQTLKTHMIVHLPVKPFKCKVCGKSFNRMYNLLGHMHLHAGSKPFKCPYCSSKFNLKGNLSRHMKVKHGVLDASPDGREAPPDIQNQEDYDEENLEFSEREKLASINTPDIAKLSELEYYSSYTKGPGRYNTA, encoded by the exons ATGAGATCCCTGAAACACCTCAAACATCACACCAGGAACAATGTG gaggaggagagtggccGTCTGGTGCGGTGCTACCCCAAGGTGATGGAAGGCCAGGTGGatgcaggaacacagacagatcCCGTGGTGGTGCTGTCTCTAGCCCAGGCTGCTGTCCTGGGCCTCATCTCCCAGAATGAGATCTTTGGAGCCACCATCGCCCCCAATGGCTTCTACATGGGCGAGCCCAGGGAGTATGGCAggacccctcctcctccagaggGCATGGAGTATGAGTACGCTGACCAGCTGATTGGGGCCAACGGGGACTACCTGGCTGAGCCTGTAGGGGAGTCGGAGCCCCACAGGAATGAGAGGAGGCGCCCTGGGCCCAGAGGGAGAACCAGGGGGCCCAGGAATGAAGGAGGAGCGCCAGGGGAGCATCACAAAGTCCCCAGCGTACAGACTCAGGtcaaaggggagaggggagagtctgaAACCCCTCCGTCCTGCATCCATATGGCAAAGAGCCCTAGCAGCCCAGGCAAGATGGAGGAGCCAGCCACTCACAGAGGGCCTCTGAAGGAGGAGCAGAGCTGTGGtaactgtgctgtgtgtgtgagagagacgtcCAGTCAGACCAAGACAGACACTcggccagaggagaggagagggggaggaggagaggggcaaGAAGAGGAGTTAGCTGAGGAGGACGGTGTGTTGAACCTCAAGACTGGAGGAGATAGGGGAGACAGTCCCAATCCCATCATGAACCACTACTTTGAGTCCAGCGAGGTGGCCTATGAGTCTGCTGACGTGGCCGTGGGGGACTATGACGAGAGCAGCCAGGGCATGTTGTGGGCTGCAGACGCCGAGGGGATAGCCAGGCGCATGCAGATCGACCGGCTGGACATCAACGTCCAGATAGATGAGTCCTACTGCGTGGATGTGGGAGAGGGCCTGAAGAGATGGAAGTGCCGCATGTGTGAGAAGTCTTATACCTCCAAGTACAACCTGGTCACTCACATCCTGGGCCACAACGGCATAAAACCCCACGAGTGCCTGCACTGTGGCAAGCTGTTCAAGCAGCCCAGCCAcctccagacccacctgctcacccaCCAGGGCACCCGGCCACACAAGTGCACCGTGTGTAAGAAGGCCTTCACCCAGACCAGCCACCTGAAGAGGCACATGCTGCAGCACTCCGACATCAAGCCTTACAGCTGCCGCTTCTGTGGGCGAGGCTTCGCCTACCCCAGTGAGCTCCGGTCCCACGAGAACAAGCACGAGAACGGCCACTGCCACTTGTGTTCCCAGTGTGGTATGGAGTTCCCCACCCACGCCCACCTGAAGCGCCACCAGACCAGCCACCAGGGCCCCACCACTTACCAGTGTACCGAGTGCAACAAGTCCTTTGCCTACCGCAGCCAGCTGCAGAACCACCTCATGAAGCACCAGAACGTAAGGCCCTACGTCTGCCCCGAGTGTGGCATGGAGTTTGTCCAGATCCATCACCTCAAGCAGCATGCCCTCACTCATAAG GGCATGAAAGAATTCAAATGTGAGGTGTGTGCCCGGGAGTTCACTCTCTCTGCTAACCTCAAGAGACACATGCTGATCCACGCCAGCATCAGGCCCTTCCAGTGTCACGTCTGCTTCAAGACCTTCATCCAGAAACAGACCCTCAAAACACACATGATCGTCCACCTGCCTGTCAAACCTTTCAAGTGCAAG GTGTGTGGCAAATCTTTCAACAGAATGTACAACCTCCTGGGCCACATGCACCTCCACGCTGGCAGCAAGCCCTTCAAGTGTCCTTACTGCTCCAGCAAGTTCAACCTGAAGGGCAATCTGAGCCGACACATGAAGGTCAAACACGGCGTCCTGGATGCTTCACCAGACGGACGAG AAGCTCCCCCTGACATACAGAACCAGGAGGACTACGATGAAGAGAACCTTGAATTCAGCGAACGAGAGAAGCTGGCCAGTATCAACACACCAGACATCGCTAAACTGTCTGAATTGGAGTATTATAGCAGCTACACCAAGGGTCCAGGGCGCTACAACACAGCATGA
- the idh2 gene encoding isocitrate dehydrogenase [NADP], mitochondrial translates to MAGYLKVLRSLSRSATTLSKNPAVLAPAATSQSLQQRNYGDKRIKVSQPVVEMDGDEMTRIIWEFIKEKLILSNVDVELKYYDLGLPYRDQTDDQVTIDSAIATQKYHVAVKCATITPDEQRVEEFKLKKMWKSPNGTIRNILGGTVFREPIICKNIPRLVPGWTQPITIGRHAFGDQYRATDFVISQPGTFKMVFSPTDGSKGQEWEVYKFPGGGCGMGMYNTDESISGFAHSCFQYAIGKKWPLYLSTKNTILKAYDGRFKDIFEEIYQANYKPEFDKLKIWYEHRLIDDMVAQVLKSDGAFVWACKNYDGDVQSDILAQGFGSLGLMTSVLVCPDGKTIEAEAAHGTVTRHYREHQKGNPTSTNPIASIFAWTRGLEHRGKLDGNPDLIKFALTLERVCVETVESGVMTKDLAGCIHGLSKCKLNEHYVNTEDFLDAIKNNLDRALGK, encoded by the exons ATGGGGACAAACGTATCAAGGTGTCCCAGCCTGTGGTGGAAATGGATGGAGATGAGATGACCAGGATCATCTGGGAGTTCATCAAAGAGAAG CTTATCCTCTCCAACGTGGATGTGGAGCTGAAGTACTACGACCTGGGTCTGCCATACCGTGATCAGACTGACGACCAGGTCACCATCGACTCTGCCATCGCCACCCAGAAGTACCATGTCGCTGTTAAATGTGCCACCATCACTCCCGATGAACAAAGAGTAGAAG AGTTCAAACTGAAGAAGATGTGGAAGAGCCCCAACGGAACCATCAGGAACATCCTAGGTGGCACAGTCTTCCGTGAGCCAATCATCTGCAAGAACATTCCCAGGCTTGTTCCAGGTTGGACACAGCCCATCACCATTGGCAGACATGCCTTTGGTGACCAG tacagagctacagaCTTTGTTATCAGCCAGCCAGGCACGTTCAAGATGGTCTTCTCCCCTACTGATGGGAGCAAAGGCCAGGAGTGGGAGGTCTACAAGTTTCCTGGAGGTGGCTGTGGAATGGGCATGTACAACACAGATGAG TCTATTTCAGGCTTTGCGCACAGCTGCTTTCAGTACGCCATTGGCAAGAAGTGGCCCCTCTACCTGAGTACCAAGAATACCATTCTCAAAGCCTACGATGGTAGATTCAAGGACATCTTTGAGGAAATCTACCAGGC GAATTACAAACCAGAGTTTGACAAGCTGAAGATCTGGTACGAGCACAGGCTCATTGATGACATGGTTGCCCAGGTGCTGAAGTCTGATGGTGCCTTCGTGTGGGCCTGCAAGAACTACGATGGAGACGTACAGTCTGACATCCTGGCTCAGG GTTTCGGCTCTCTGGGTCTGATGACGTCAGTGCTGGTGTGTCCCGATGGCAAGACCATTGAGGCAGAGGCAGCCCACGGCACAGTGACCAGGCACTACCGCGAGCACCAAAAG GGAAACCCAACAAGCACCAACCCCATTGCCAGCATCTTTGCTTGGACCAGAGGGCTTGAGCACCGGGGTAAACTTGATGGCAACCCTGACCTGATCAA GTTCGCTCTGACTCTGGAGCGGGTGTGTGTGGAGACGGTTGAGAGTGGCGTTATGACTAAGGACCTCGCTGGCTGCATTCACGGCCTTTCCAA ATGCAAGCTGAATGAACACTACGTCAACACTGAGGACTTCCTGGACGCCATCAAGAATAACCTGGACAGAGCCCTGGGCAAGTGA
- the LOC112218597 gene encoding zinc finger protein 710 isoform X1 yields the protein MRSLKHLKHHTRNNVEEESGRLVRCYPKVMEGQVDAGTQTDPVVVLSLAQAAVLGLISQNEIFGATIAPNGFYMGEPREYGRTPPPPEGMEYEYADQLIGANGDYLAEPVGESEPHRNERRRPGPRGRTRGPRNEGGAPGEHHKVPSVQTQVKGERGESETPPSCIHMAKSPSSPGKMEEPATHRGPLKEEQSCGNCAVCVRETSSQTKTDTRPEERRGGGGEGQEEELAEEDGVLNLKTGGDRGDSPNPIMNHYFESSEVAYESADVAVGDYDESSQGMLWAADAEGIARRMQIDRLDINVQIDESYCVDVGEGLKRWKCRMCEKSYTSKYNLVTHILGHNGIKPHECLHCGKLFKQPSHLQTHLLTHQGTRPHKCTVCKKAFTQTSHLKRHMLQHSDIKPYSCRFCGRGFAYPSELRSHENKHENGHCHLCSQCGMEFPTHAHLKRHQTSHQGPTTYQCTECNKSFAYRSQLQNHLMKHQNVRPYVCPECGMEFVQIHHLKQHALTHKVLIPQALADQGMKEFKCEVCAREFTLSANLKRHMLIHASIRPFQCHVCFKTFIQKQTLKTHMIVHLPVKPFKCKVCGKSFNRMYNLLGHMHLHAGSKPFKCPYCSSKFNLKGNLSRHMKVKHGVLDASPDGREAPPDIQNQEDYDEENLEFSEREKLASINTPDIAKLSELEYYSSYTKGPGRYNTA from the exons ATGAGATCCCTGAAACACCTCAAACATCACACCAGGAACAATGTG gaggaggagagtggccGTCTGGTGCGGTGCTACCCCAAGGTGATGGAAGGCCAGGTGGatgcaggaacacagacagatcCCGTGGTGGTGCTGTCTCTAGCCCAGGCTGCTGTCCTGGGCCTCATCTCCCAGAATGAGATCTTTGGAGCCACCATCGCCCCCAATGGCTTCTACATGGGCGAGCCCAGGGAGTATGGCAggacccctcctcctccagaggGCATGGAGTATGAGTACGCTGACCAGCTGATTGGGGCCAACGGGGACTACCTGGCTGAGCCTGTAGGGGAGTCGGAGCCCCACAGGAATGAGAGGAGGCGCCCTGGGCCCAGAGGGAGAACCAGGGGGCCCAGGAATGAAGGAGGAGCGCCAGGGGAGCATCACAAAGTCCCCAGCGTACAGACTCAGGtcaaaggggagaggggagagtctgaAACCCCTCCGTCCTGCATCCATATGGCAAAGAGCCCTAGCAGCCCAGGCAAGATGGAGGAGCCAGCCACTCACAGAGGGCCTCTGAAGGAGGAGCAGAGCTGTGGtaactgtgctgtgtgtgtgagagagacgtcCAGTCAGACCAAGACAGACACTcggccagaggagaggagagggggaggaggagaggggcaaGAAGAGGAGTTAGCTGAGGAGGACGGTGTGTTGAACCTCAAGACTGGAGGAGATAGGGGAGACAGTCCCAATCCCATCATGAACCACTACTTTGAGTCCAGCGAGGTGGCCTATGAGTCTGCTGACGTGGCCGTGGGGGACTATGACGAGAGCAGCCAGGGCATGTTGTGGGCTGCAGACGCCGAGGGGATAGCCAGGCGCATGCAGATCGACCGGCTGGACATCAACGTCCAGATAGATGAGTCCTACTGCGTGGATGTGGGAGAGGGCCTGAAGAGATGGAAGTGCCGCATGTGTGAGAAGTCTTATACCTCCAAGTACAACCTGGTCACTCACATCCTGGGCCACAACGGCATAAAACCCCACGAGTGCCTGCACTGTGGCAAGCTGTTCAAGCAGCCCAGCCAcctccagacccacctgctcacccaCCAGGGCACCCGGCCACACAAGTGCACCGTGTGTAAGAAGGCCTTCACCCAGACCAGCCACCTGAAGAGGCACATGCTGCAGCACTCCGACATCAAGCCTTACAGCTGCCGCTTCTGTGGGCGAGGCTTCGCCTACCCCAGTGAGCTCCGGTCCCACGAGAACAAGCACGAGAACGGCCACTGCCACTTGTGTTCCCAGTGTGGTATGGAGTTCCCCACCCACGCCCACCTGAAGCGCCACCAGACCAGCCACCAGGGCCCCACCACTTACCAGTGTACCGAGTGCAACAAGTCCTTTGCCTACCGCAGCCAGCTGCAGAACCACCTCATGAAGCACCAGAACGTAAGGCCCTACGTCTGCCCCGAGTGTGGCATGGAGTTTGTCCAGATCCATCACCTCAAGCAGCATGCCCTCACTCATAAGGTACTAATACCGCAAGCCCTCGCTGACCAG GGCATGAAAGAATTCAAATGTGAGGTGTGTGCCCGGGAGTTCACTCTCTCTGCTAACCTCAAGAGACACATGCTGATCCACGCCAGCATCAGGCCCTTCCAGTGTCACGTCTGCTTCAAGACCTTCATCCAGAAACAGACCCTCAAAACACACATGATCGTCCACCTGCCTGTCAAACCTTTCAAGTGCAAG GTGTGTGGCAAATCTTTCAACAGAATGTACAACCTCCTGGGCCACATGCACCTCCACGCTGGCAGCAAGCCCTTCAAGTGTCCTTACTGCTCCAGCAAGTTCAACCTGAAGGGCAATCTGAGCCGACACATGAAGGTCAAACACGGCGTCCTGGATGCTTCACCAGACGGACGAG AAGCTCCCCCTGACATACAGAACCAGGAGGACTACGATGAAGAGAACCTTGAATTCAGCGAACGAGAGAAGCTGGCCAGTATCAACACACCAGACATCGCTAAACTGTCTGAATTGGAGTATTATAGCAGCTACACCAAGGGTCCAGGGCGCTACAACACAGCATGA